Below is a window of Deltaproteobacteria bacterium DNA.
AAAGATCCCCGCTACCCCCAGGCGACTTGTTCTCTCTTTCAGAAGCACCGACGACAGGATCATGACGGCGACGGGAATGGACGCGATGATCAGGGACGCCTTGGGTGCCGAGGTATACACCAGTCCCAGGGTCTCGAATATGAAATAGAGGCCCGGCTCGAAAAGGGACATGAGAAACAGCTTCACGTGGTCAGCCGGCGAAAAGGAAGGGAACCCGTTCCGCAGCATCAGAGCGCTGAAGAACACCGCGGCCAGCGTGAACCGGGCGAAGATGAGCGTGAAGGTCGGGATGCTCTCAAGGGCGACCTTTGTGGCGACAAAAGAAAGCCCCCAGAAAAGCATGGCCGCCGTCAATGCCGAGTATGTACGTAAGCGTTCCTGTTCCGACATGAGATCCCTCACGGGATGTTTCCGTAAAGATACGCGCCCGATGCACACCCCGTCAAAAATCACAAAAAAAGAAAGGGCATGTATCACGTCGCGGGATATTTGTATATGTTTTTTATTGCTCTTTTGCGTTTTCCGCCATTGCATGCAATAACTGTTTGACAGAATATGCGTTTGTCGAGATAGTGAATGACCGTTCATTCATTTTATAACGGGCGGGGGGATCATCGTCATGTAAGTATGTGTGCTTCGCAGGTGAAGCGTGGTCGCATATTTTAATAAGGAGGGAACCATGGCGCTCAGCCGGGAATTGACGGTGCTTCTGGAAAGGGAACCGAAGTTCGTCGACATCATGTGCAGTCTTGAGGCGACGGCAAAACAGCCCGCGGGGATGATCAACGAGACGAAAAAGGTCGTCGCCATCGCCCGGAAGTTCAACGACGAGGTAGTGCGCCCCTACGCCCTCGAGCTCGACAGGAAAAGGACGGAAGATCCCGAGTTCCTTCCCTGGGAGTTCGTAAAGCAGGCGAACGAATGGGGCTTTTATACCATGTGGATCCCGAAGATCTTCGGAGGAAAGGGATACTGCATGCCTTCCATGTCATACTTCATCGAAGAGATCGGATCCGCCTGCCTGGCCATGGCCAACCTCATCGGTGTTCACTACCTCGGCTTTGCGACACTCACCGCCACCTGGAACATCCGCGTCGTGAACAGGATCGCCCGCGATGTGGCGAAGGGCGAAAAAACGGGCACCCCCTGTCTCGTTTCACTTGCCATCACGGAACCCGGCGCGGGCACTGACGTGGAGGAGATCGATCTCGTTGACAAGGGAAATATCACCTGTCACGCCGAAAAGGTCGACGGGGGGTACGTCGTGAACGGGAGAAAGGTGTTCATCTCGAACGGTCACCTCTCAACGTGGCATATGCTGATCGCCTATGCCGACCTGAAGCGGCCGTCGGAAACGCCGGTGATGCTCGCCGTTCCTACCGGGGCACAGGGATTCTCCTTTGGACGCCAAGAACACAAGATGGGGCAAAAGGGCTGCCCCGCGAGCGAGCTTATCTTCGAGGACTGTTTCATACCGGACGAGCTTGTCTGCATGGACGAGGAGCAGTGCAGGGGGCTCTCACGGACGGTGCGCAGGACGAACATGCAGGTCATTGATTACGTTGTATCGGCGACCCGGGCCGGTGTCGGCGCCTTCGGCACCGGCGTCGCCCGCGGCGCCTTTGAAGCGGCATTGAAATTCGCCGGTGAGACGGAGGTGGACGGGAAACTTCTCATCAACCACGAGTGGGCCCAGTGCATGCTCGCCGAGATGTACAAGAACGTGAGTATCGGGCGGCTCTGCTATGCGGAGACCAATTACGCCAACGGCATGTACGGTTTTTTCAAGACACTTCAGATGAAGCCGCTCTATTATTACACGAAGATGCTCCCGCGGTTCTATATCGACCTCGTCATCGCGCCGTTGATGAACAAGCCCTGGATGACGAAACTCATGCGCAAGATTGGTTTTGACGGCCAGAAGGATGAGGAGATCCACCGCACGTCGGGCTGGGCGTCGATCGCGAAGGTCGTGGGAACGGACATGGGTGTCAGAAATTGCCAGCTTGCCCTGGAGTTGATGGGCCAGGCGGGACTGCGGCATGACCGGCTGGCGGAGAAACACCTCAGGGATTCCAAGCTGCTCCAGATCTACGAGGGAACCAATCAGCTCAACCGCCTGAACATATTCAAATGCCTGATCGCCCGATCCTGCCCCCAGTCCGTGATATTCGACGAATAGGAAGGAGACTGCCATGCTTACCAGCATCTATCCGGACCTGAGATCGTTCCATGACCTGGCCGAACGGTTCGCGGGCAATGAGCTCGCGCCCCGGAGAGAAGAGCATGACCGGTATCCTTTCGGGCCCTTCTTCAGTGATACGCTGAAGCGTGCTTATGAAGCAGGATTTCTGGGGATCACGCTTCCCGAAGACCTGGGGGGCATCGGTCAGGGTACGGCCACACTGTGCGTGGTCCTCGAGACGATCAGCCGCGCCGACGCCAGCCTTGCCGGCATCATGTTCACCACTGCCCTCGCGCAGGAAATACTCATGCGGGGAAACGCCCGGGAGCAGATACGGACCATCGTGGATAACGCGGTGGAGGCAGCGGAAACAGTGATCGCCTGCCCCTCCTTCGCCAACCCAGCGGAGACGCCACCCACCGTCTTCGCGCGGGAAGAGGATGGGCGTCATATCCTCTTCGGCACCTGCGACTACCTTGTTCTGGGAGGGATCGCGCGGTACGGGCTCGTGCCGGCTCGCATGCGCGGCCGGAAAGGATATTCCTTCTTTATGGTCGATCTTTCCCTGCCGCAGGTACGCAAAAGCGGGCCCGTTGTCAGCCTCGGTCTCCATGCCTGTCCGGCCGTGGATGTTCAACTGCAGGACGCCGAGGGTACCCTTGTCGGAGACACAGGTGGCGGTGCGGCGTTGTTCGAGCGGGCGGCGGACAGAATGCACATTGCCGCCGGGGCGATGGCCTGCGGGATCATGAAAGGCTCGTTCACCGAAGCTCTCGCATACGCCGGGGAACGGTTCCAGGGGGGGCGCGAGATAATCAAGTGGTCCGAGTTGCGGATGATACTCGCAAAAATGTCCGTGTCAGTGGATGTGGCCGAGGCCGCTCTGACGTCGGCATGCATGGCCGTCCAGCAGGAACTGCCGGGCTGGGAATCGCTGTCCCGCGCCGTCGCCATCCGTCTCCAGGATGACGCCTGTGAAGTGACCACCGACGGCATCCAGGTCCTCGGCGGTTACGGATACATGAAGGACTACGGGCAGGAAAAGCGTTTCCGTGACGCCAAGCAGGTCCAGGCGCTCCTCGGATGCGCGCCGATGAAGAAGCTTAAATACCTGAACGGATTAGAGGATTACGGATTAGGGGATTAAGGGGTAACGGGTTACTTTATTATGTATCTGTCGGCTCATCCGTAATCCGTTATTCCTTTATTCCTTTATTCCGTTATTCCGTAATCCGTAATCTGTAATCCGTTAATCCCAACGGAGGTGGCTCATGCGATACGCGGTTATCACCGGGGCGGCCTCGGGCTTCGGCAGAGCGTTCGCCGTCGCGCTGGCGCGGAGGAAATGGCGGGTGCTCATCGCCGACATCAATACCGCCGGTGCTGAAGAAACACGTGATATGGTAACGGCTGCGGGCGGGATCGGCACAGTGGTCCGGTGCGACGTGACGGTGCTCGACGATGTCATTGCCATGGCCGATCGTGCCTTCTCCGAAGGGAAGCGGGTGGACCTCCTTATCAATAACGCCGGCATCGCCGTTGCCGGGCCCGTCGGCGACGCGTCCATCGAGGACTGGCAATGGATAGTAAGCGTGAATTTCTGGGGTGTTCTGCACGGATGTCATGTGTTCGTGCCGAGAATGAGGGAACAGGGAGGCGGCCATATCGTGAACGTGGCTTCCGCAGGGGGGTTCGTTTCTCTTCCCGAAATGCCGGCCTACAATGTGACGAAGGCGGCGGTCATATCGCTTTCCGAAACGATGAGGTGCGAACTGGCCGCCCATAATATCGGCGTCAGCGTGGTATGCCCCTCCTTTTTCAGGACCGGCCTTGTCAAGAACCTTCACTGCACCAGCGAGTATCAGAAAGCATTCGCCACGGCCGCGGTCGAAAACGGCAGGATGACCGCCGATGAGATCGCCGAGCGCACCTTACGGGCCGTGGAAAAAAATAAACTCTACGTCATACCGCACGTTTCGATCCGTCTTTTATGGCTCATAAAGCGGCTCTCTCCAACGCTGTATTGCCGGACCATGATATCCATAAACCGGAGCGACCGATGCAGAGCGCTGCTGCTCGAGGCGGCCCGGCGAGGGCTCTGCTGACAGGGGAAGAAGGAGATACGCAATGGCGAAGGATGTGTTCATCATCGGTCTGGGCATGATCAGGTTCGGGAAATACCTGGACAAGGGTATCAAAGCGCTGACCGGAGAGGCCTTGAAGCTCGTCCTTGATGACTGCGGCCTGGCACATGAGGACATCGAAGCCGCCTGGTTCTCGAATTCCGCCTGGGGTATGAGCGCGTTCCAGCATTCCATCAGGGGGCAGGTCGCCCTTTCCGTTCATGGCCTCGAAGGAATACCGATCACCAATGTGGAAAACGCCTGTGCCAGCGCGTCCACGGCGCTGCACGGTGCGTGGACGGCGGTCAGGGCCGGGCTCTATGACTGCGCCCTTGCCATCGGTGTCGAGAAGCTGCATGACCCGGACCGAACCAAGGTCATGATGGGATTCATCACAGGCACCGACGTGGAGGTCACCATGGACATGATCGCGAAGTTCCAGAAGGAGGAACAGGAGCGCCGGGAACGCGAGGCCCGCGAAAAGGGCATCGAGCCGCCACAGGAAAAGCCCGGCGGTCATTCGGCGTTCATGGACCTTTACGCCATGGGGGCGCGCATGCACATGAAGCAATACGGGACCACCCAGCGGCAACTCGCCTGCATCGCGTCAAAGAACCACAACAACTCCGTCCTGAATCCCCTTGCCCAGTACACCTTTCCCATGACCGTCGAGGAGGTGCTGGCCGACCGGGAGGTGGCATACCCCCTTACCCGCGCCATGTGCGCCCCCATAGGCGACGGCGCGGCGGCGGCAATCGTCTGCAGCGGGCGGTTTCTGAAAAAGGTCGGGAAACAACGGGCGATCCGTATCCGCGCGTCCGTCCTGCAATCAGGAACCAGGGTCAGGGCAAACGATATCACCGCCCGCACGTCCCGCATTGCCTATGAAGCCGCGGGTCTGGGCCCGGCGGATATTGATGTGGCGGAGGTTCATGATGCCACCGCGTACGGTGAGCTTTACCAGACGGAGCAGTTGGGATTCTGTCCTGTCGGCGAAGGAGGGCCCTTTGTCGAGGGCGGCGCGACGGCCCTCGGCGGAACGATCCCGGTCAATCCGAGCGGCGGGCTGATCGCGCGGGGGCATCCCGTGGGCGCGTCGGGCCTCGCGCAGATCTACGAACTGGGGACCCATCTCCGGGGTGAAGCGGGGAAACGGCAGGTGGCGGGCGCCCGCATCGCCCTCGCGGAGAACGGCGGAGGGTTTCTCGGCCAGGGGGAAGCGGCTATGA
It encodes the following:
- a CDS encoding acyl-CoA/acyl-ACP dehydrogenase produces the protein MALSRELTVLLEREPKFVDIMCSLEATAKQPAGMINETKKVVAIARKFNDEVVRPYALELDRKRTEDPEFLPWEFVKQANEWGFYTMWIPKIFGGKGYCMPSMSYFIEEIGSACLAMANLIGVHYLGFATLTATWNIRVVNRIARDVAKGEKTGTPCLVSLAITEPGAGTDVEEIDLVDKGNITCHAEKVDGGYVVNGRKVFISNGHLSTWHMLIAYADLKRPSETPVMLAVPTGAQGFSFGRQEHKMGQKGCPASELIFEDCFIPDELVCMDEEQCRGLSRTVRRTNMQVIDYVVSATRAGVGAFGTGVARGAFEAALKFAGETEVDGKLLINHEWAQCMLAEMYKNVSIGRLCYAETNYANGMYGFFKTLQMKPLYYYTKMLPRFYIDLVIAPLMNKPWMTKLMRKIGFDGQKDEEIHRTSGWASIAKVVGTDMGVRNCQLALELMGQAGLRHDRLAEKHLRDSKLLQIYEGTNQLNRLNIFKCLIARSCPQSVIFDE
- a CDS encoding acyl-CoA/acyl-ACP dehydrogenase; the encoded protein is MLTSIYPDLRSFHDLAERFAGNELAPRREEHDRYPFGPFFSDTLKRAYEAGFLGITLPEDLGGIGQGTATLCVVLETISRADASLAGIMFTTALAQEILMRGNAREQIRTIVDNAVEAAETVIACPSFANPAETPPTVFAREEDGRHILFGTCDYLVLGGIARYGLVPARMRGRKGYSFFMVDLSLPQVRKSGPVVSLGLHACPAVDVQLQDAEGTLVGDTGGGAALFERAADRMHIAAGAMACGIMKGSFTEALAYAGERFQGGREIIKWSELRMILAKMSVSVDVAEAALTSACMAVQQELPGWESLSRAVAIRLQDDACEVTTDGIQVLGGYGYMKDYGQEKRFRDAKQVQALLGCAPMKKLKYLNGLEDYGLGD
- a CDS encoding SDR family NAD(P)-dependent oxidoreductase is translated as MRYAVITGAASGFGRAFAVALARRKWRVLIADINTAGAEETRDMVTAAGGIGTVVRCDVTVLDDVIAMADRAFSEGKRVDLLINNAGIAVAGPVGDASIEDWQWIVSVNFWGVLHGCHVFVPRMREQGGGHIVNVASAGGFVSLPEMPAYNVTKAAVISLSETMRCELAAHNIGVSVVCPSFFRTGLVKNLHCTSEYQKAFATAAVENGRMTADEIAERTLRAVEKNKLYVIPHVSIRLLWLIKRLSPTLYCRTMISINRSDRCRALLLEAARRGLC
- a CDS encoding thiolase family protein, with amino-acid sequence MAKDVFIIGLGMIRFGKYLDKGIKALTGEALKLVLDDCGLAHEDIEAAWFSNSAWGMSAFQHSIRGQVALSVHGLEGIPITNVENACASASTALHGAWTAVRAGLYDCALAIGVEKLHDPDRTKVMMGFITGTDVEVTMDMIAKFQKEEQERREREAREKGIEPPQEKPGGHSAFMDLYAMGARMHMKQYGTTQRQLACIASKNHNNSVLNPLAQYTFPMTVEEVLADREVAYPLTRAMCAPIGDGAAAAIVCSGRFLKKVGKQRAIRIRASVLQSGTRVRANDITARTSRIAYEAAGLGPADIDVAEVHDATAYGELYQTEQLGFCPVGEGGPFVEGGATALGGTIPVNPSGGLIARGHPVGASGLAQIYELGTHLRGEAGKRQVAGARIALAENGGGFLGQGEAAMMIHILEKA